Below is a genomic region from Medicago truncatula cultivar Jemalong A17 chromosome 3, MtrunA17r5.0-ANR, whole genome shotgun sequence.
tttttttttttttatcacattatGATTATTAACTTCTTTCACATCCTTTCATTTCCCTTCAGATCGAGGAATATCAATCAAGAACTTCAACCTTTACACAACAAAAGACTTTCACAAGCAAGTGAAACTGATCATTATTATGATCTAAATCAGGTAGTCCCTCATGCCCCCAAAATAACGGAACTTCGCATAAAAACCTAACTTTTAAAGAGTGTTCTGGAGGCCCTCGTtagcatttttctattttatattataggtagtacaattttaatttctctGCTGTAAAACATTAATATGTTTTTCCTACTTTTATCAATTCAAACTTTTGAAGAATTTAAGCATCAAATCATTGTATAAATTTATTGCTATATATTGCAGGAGCCTGAGTCAAGTGCATGCTTTCTTAGTGACATATCAAATGAAGAAAACGATTGTAGAACTACCAAATATCTAAATCTCCCATTCCCTTTCAGTTCTCTGATAATTCCGATGGTGCATAGTGATCAAGGCATAACACATTTTTCTTCACCAAATGAGACAAATAATCATGATGTAGATTCTAGTTCTATAAAATCTCATGGGAGAGATTATATAAACTTGGACCTATcaatttgaatatatataaatatataagatGTAGCCTTTTACATGTATTAATACATATCATTATACTCTTATTAgataatgttatattatattaaggGTAGTTTAGTCTTTTTCATGTTTAGTATTAATTCCTTTCTGTTTGTCTTGTATTGTACGTTAAGACTTTGCAATCTATTGGAAATCTAGCctcttttgttctttctttcctctcttcttttctatggactagttttttttttcttcatcaataaaaaatggaatatatatcaATAAAGTTAGGAATCTCCAAAGTACAAAGGTGTACCAAGAAGATCCCTAATAATTACAAAGATACAAAGTTAGCCATAGTTATTAGCCAATTCCCAACTAAACCAAGGAATTTGACCACTAAGAGCTTAAACCATAAATTGAAATGGTATTACTAGCTTTTAGCCACCAAAGAGAGTATGcttaactttatctaacaactGATCTATGAAACTTTCTATATTATTAAACAATCTTTGATTACAGACATTCCATATGATCCACGCACAAAGCTGTTGgaaaaaaatgtgtttcacaataaaccttaatgagttttgatgataacaaggtattaaaaattgttaattggttattgctaataattgttcaagtgtacaggaccataggcaaagtcaatcaatttcaataggtcttggaagaacaatggagagcaaaggaatccaaagcatctgaagaaaactgcgtctgaagctaagaagtgcttctgaagtaacaagtgcctctgaagtaatgacgtcatcagaagcagaagatcatcagaagcaagatttcatcagaagctatatcatcaccagaagctacaagtgatcagtaaatttaaactgacgattcaaaggagctgtttttcgtttcaacctcgtctaagagaactgaagaattgaaagggaggtatcaacggtcatttgaaaagcactgggtaCTTGTCCTTCGTTATCAGAGTTGataaagtacaagtgtacaaccactacctccactactctgtttttgtctacgctacaagacaagacaacagctctgcctgcagaaatgttccttcaaaatgggaatgaatttgaagttgattcttcaaaggactacacccaaatctggcaaaagattactggtggatgatcaaaggaactcaacgactctttagacatgctaaaaaatctcaacgtctctttcacacttctatataaaggaatgaagacttgaagattggcaagaggcatcaacacaagttaaaagcgccaaaactctgccaaatttgattctataaaacactttgaatttctgcactgatttgatatatcttagaaattctcaagtctagagtctttattgcattgtattgtgaacaccactgatagtatatcaagtgttcaaagtcaaacattttctgtgtatttttgtttgaatagaagcctcttgcctgcgtgcttgagcattagaagactcttgctttagtgcttgagcattggaagtctctcgcctgcgtgcttgagcatttgagaagtctcatactaagagagtattgagcatttgtaatctgtgtgattattagtgaaaatctccttggaagtgcaagggggactggactacttctgatttgtggaaggaaccaggataattgcttgtgtctctctttcttttctctgctctgttttatccgctgcatatctgattctgagcattacatcagaagcactcccaactagcttctgaagtaataccagaagaagaatttttcagagaaaaagaaaacacaattcacccccccttcttgtgttttttctcaccttcaattggtatcagagcttgctctgttatcaaagcacttaaccgtgtgacagatcaagatccgagaaaaacatgtctacTAAAGATGAATCCACTACATTTACAAAATACAAtagtgtcaaacatgactatgatactgctgacaggaaatcagattctggaaaagcttcaaagttcaatggagatccagaagagttttcatggtggaaaaccaacatgtacagctacatcatgggattggatgaagagttatggg
It encodes:
- the LOC120579376 gene encoding putative Myb family transcription factor At1g14600, coding for MKNNNSKRSGVRKYHKSEQPRLRWTPELHQYFVQTVESLGGKDKASPKHILNMMQVKGLRISHIKSHLQMYRNVKGQTILAPTLEENAKFNHLPMCSSCSPQRSRNINQELQPLHNKRLSQASETDHYYDLNQEPESSACFLSDISNEENDCRTTKYLNLPFPFSSLIIPMVHSDQGITHFSSPNETNNHDVDSSSIKSHGRDYINLDLSI